In the genome of Candida albicans SC5314 chromosome 6, complete sequence, the window AGATATGCCTATATTTTTACATTCTTCCTTGATGTCATCAATTATGTCTTGCTTGATGTGTATATCATTGGCAAGCTCTTCTTTTCTAACCATATTTCGAATAATCACAGCTTTAGAAAGGCTatcttgttttttctttggatTCTCCTTTTTGTTATCAAACTTAGCTTCTTCAACTCGTATGGTGTTGCCATTATATTGGGTATTATCCATCATTTCAATAGCCAATAATGCACTTTCTGGATTCGAATATATAATCAAAGCTTCGCCTTTAAAAGAACCTTTCTCATTAGTGTACATCTTTATTCGAGGTTTTTCATCTTTTCCAACAGATATTTTACCATACTTTGAAAATGCTTCCTCGATTTCCGAAAACCCAGAATCGACTGGTAAATTTGATATAAATATACTGCtgttctttttcttctgttTCAAACTATTCAATTCTTCCTTCAATTTACTCATATCTTGTTTCCGTTGTCGCTTGATATCTTCTTTGTTCGTATCATCTTCTGATAGTGATCTTTTAGAAGTGTTTACCCATTGCTCCTTTATGTAATCATATTCATATTCTTGGTCTCCTTCCTCGAATAACCATCTCTGCGATGCCTTATCCAAAACTAACTGTGGATCTAActttgataaatcaatgCTCTCAAGTGTAGAAGGATGTGGTGGCTTAGCAGGAAAATCTTTACTCATTTCAGAATCAATGCTGTTAAAACTCTAGATATAGTCTTCTAATCAAGTGAATCGAATGTAAAAGAAGAACCGAAATTGAAAGGTGATGCTAATAATGAACAAGGCGTGtataaaccaaaacaacTGTATTATCATGAAAATAAAGTGACAGATTGACAAagcaaaaaagaaaaaaagtagACAGCAAATTTCGGGCGAcgaaagagagaaaaaaaaatagtggGAAGAAACTTGGTGAACACATCCACTTTTCATAACTAACAAAACCTACTTACAGTGTCCTGGTTTGAcacttttattattcattttattCTGGAATTCAACTTTTATTAGAAAATGACTGACATAGCACCACCATCAGCAGCTACTCCTAACGATTATATATTGAGTTTGTCGCCtgaacaaattgaacaTGACCAAAAAATTGGGATCAAGGCTATTCGATTATTTTTACAAAGCAAAACATCTTACGATGTCTTACCTGTGAGTTATAGATTAATTGTTTTGGATACTTCATTGTTAGTGAAAAAGtcattaaatattttattacaaaataatataGTTTCAGCACCGTTATGGAATAACCAAACATCCAGATTCGCTGGATTGTTAACATCATCGGATTTTATCAATGTAATACAATACTATTTACAATTCCCAGAAAAGTTTGAACTAGTTGATCAACTAACATTGGGTGGATTaagagaaattgaaaaagccATAGGTGTAGATCAAATCGAAACAGCATCAATACATCCATTCAAGTCATTATATGAAGCATGTGTCAAGATGTTGGAATCAAAAGCTAGAAGAATCCCATTAATTGACGAGGACGAGAAAACTAAACGTGAAATTGTCGTTAGTGTGTTAACTCAATAcagaattttgaaatttgtgGCTTTGAATTGTAAAGAAACGAAAATGTTATTGAAACCCCTCAAGAATTTGAGTGGGTTGGGTGATGTGAAAAAGTTGTCTACATGTACTATGGACACACCTGTCATAGAAGtcattcatttattaacTGAGAATTCTGTCTCTTCAATACCAATAGTTGACGGACAAGgaaaattgatcaatgtGTATGAAGCAGTGGATATATTGGCATTAGTTAAAGGCGGAATGTACACAGACTTGGATTTATCTGTTGGAGATGCTTTGTTGAGAAGGCTGGAGGAGTTTGAAGGTGTACACACCTGTACTTTGAATGATAGATTGAGTACCATTATGGACACCATAAGAAAAAGTAGATTGCATcgtttatttgttgttgatgatgaagggAAACTTGTTAGTGTTATCACATTAAGTGATATCTTGAACTACATATTATTTGGAGAAGATTAGATATATAGTCCGTTTGTACAATAAAGTCCATGATGGTGAATGATTCAATTCGTTTTCGCTTCGATTACTGTAGATTTCCCAATTCGGTAAAAAGTTCCGAAAGCATAGAATGCGAGAGAATCTTAtcttttgtttatttgtggtggtgttgcGTGCATTGTGCACAAAAATTTGTCAAGACGCATCGCAACGTTTGAAAATTCGCAATTCCAGCTGACTAATCAATCACAGCAACAAACtgttactactactaactaactaaccATTTGTTAACTATACTACTATTATCGTACGCGCGGAATTAGGAATGGCCccgaaattttttttattttttgcaGTGATCTTTGAGCAAGTATAAAGCCatagtttttcttttttttagataAACTATTCTAGCTCcactttcttttctcttttgttttttattacTTACCAGCTGGCTATTATTTTACAAAATGACAATAGAGACGatatcaaataatgaagGAATACGGCAGAGATCAGCCAGTGAAAGCACTCACACACATACTTATCTAGATCAATTAGACATCCCGCAAATAACGTTGAGGTCTACTATAGTCGGATTACTAATAGGTTCATTGGTCCTTATATcgaattttcaatttggttTACAAACCGGATGGGTTTCAATGATGTCGTTACCAGCTGCCTTATTAGcattttctattttcaaGTTATTACCAATATCCATTGCTAAGAATTTCACCGATGTTGAAAATGTATTTGTCCAGAGTATAGCTGTTGCAGTAGGAACAGGACCCCTATGTTATGGATTCATTGGCATAATCCCTGCAATGGAAAAGTTTATGACTAGTGAAGAAAGTGGTTTGGGTCGACCTTTGACTTTTGGGTTGGGCCAGTTAATGATTTGGTCATTGGGTCTCGGATTATTCGGGGTATTTTTTGCCATACCGTTGCGGAAACAAGTTATTGTAAAGGAAAAATTACCTTTCCCATCTGGCAGTGCAACCGCAACTTTAATTTCAGTGTTGCATGGAAGTGACATTTATCAAGATAAAGAGGAGATCAGTGAAAAGTTGGATAtcgaagaagaagaagggaGAGAAACAGGTAGTATTGCAACTGAACTGGAGAGTTTAACCCAACAATCGTCAAAATCCCAACTCATAACTACTACCAATATTCaagatgattatgattcaAATATGAGATCATTAATAATCACATTTATAATATCAGCCACATACACCATACTTTCATTCTTCCTCcctattttgaaaaagattcCTATTTTTGGCAATCATTTATCGGTCAATTATTTATGGAACTTCCAACCATCTCCGGCATATATAGGTCAAGGTATCATTATGGGGTTGCCAACAGTTTCCTATATGTTGTTTGGTGCTATCTTGGGTTGGGGTATAT includes:
- a CDS encoding U2 snRNP complex subunit (Ortholog(s) have U2 snRNA binding activity, role in mRNA splicing, via spliceosome and U2 snRNP, U2-type spliceosomal complex localization); amino-acid sequence: MSKDFPAKPPHPSTLESIDLSKLDPQLVLDKASQRWLFEEGDQEYEYDYIKEQWVNTSKRSLSEDDTNKEDIKRQRKQDMSKLKEELNSLKQKKKNSSIFISNLPVDSGFSEIEEAFSKYGKISVGKDEKPRIKMYTNEKGSFKGEALIIYSNPESALLAIEMMDNTQYNGNTIRVEEAKFDNKKENPKKKQDSLSKAVIIRNMVRKEELANDIHIKQDIIDDIKEECKNIGISDIEDIVFNEENATVLVKFSKEESLLLCIKKFHNRYYDGLTLDVQESKVI
- the SNF4 gene encoding AMP-activated serine/threonine-protein kinase regulatory subunit (Transcription factor; ortholog of S. cerevisiae Snf4; caspofungin repressed; transposon mutation affects filamentation), with protein sequence MTDIAPPSAATPNDYILSLSPEQIEHDQKIGIKAIRLFLQSKTSYDVLPVSYRLIVLDTSLLVKKSLNILLQNNIVSAPLWNNQTSRFAGLLTSSDFINVIQYYLQFPEKFELVDQLTLGGLREIEKAIGVDQIETASIHPFKSLYEACVKMLESKARRIPLIDEDEKTKREIVVSVLTQYRILKFVALNCKETKMLLKPLKNLSGLGDVKKLSTCTMDTPVIEVIHLLTENSVSSIPIVDGQGKLINVYEAVDILALVKGGMYTDLDLSVGDALLRRSEEFEGVHTCTLNDRLSTIMDTIRKSRLHRLFVVDDEGKLVSVITLSDILNYILFGED